In Dehalogenimonas etheniformans, one genomic interval encodes:
- a CDS encoding c-type cytochrome produces the protein MKKIAPFFLVLALVFFGFGCGSTPTTGSTPPGTTTTSSGNTYQALANQGQGVYANKCVACHGANGQGTGVGPALWGSSYQPGIYNGGTLFAPNGQAMLNFISSSMPLNAPGSLSHSEAVNVLCYLLIQDNQITPSSTFDEGQLSTLSLK, from the coding sequence ATGAAGAAAATCGCGCCGTTTTTTCTAGTCTTAGCGTTGGTATTTTTCGGATTTGGTTGTGGTTCAACACCAACGACAGGTTCGACTCCTCCCGGAACCACCACTACGAGTTCGGGCAATACCTACCAGGCTTTAGCCAATCAAGGCCAGGGTGTGTACGCGAACAAATGCGTTGCCTGCCACGGGGCAAATGGTCAAGGCACCGGTGTCGGGCCAGCGTTGTGGGGCTCTAGCTACCAACCGGGAATTTATAATGGGGGAACCTTGTTTGCGCCCAACGGCCAGGCGATGCTCAATTTCATATCATCCTCGATGCCTTTGAACGCTCCCGGGAGCCTCTCACATTCAGAGGCAGTAAATGTCCTGTGTTACCTATTGATTCAGGACAATCAGATAACACCTTCGTCCACATTCGATGAGGGCCAACTGAGCACCCTTTCCCTCAAATAG
- the thyX gene encoding FAD-dependent thymidylate synthase, with product MEYEVVVKLLAITPNAESLTEQAGRLCYASGDKLGTKEGWLQARVKQGHDSLIEHASATFYIKASRALTHELVRHRIASYSQRSQRYVKESVADYITPPELVGDSATARVFRESMEAAWRAYGELLQAGVKPEIARYVLPNACSTEIICTWNFREIRHIIRLRTGPAALPEMRAVMAKIREIMREQAPGVFGDM from the coding sequence ATGGAATACGAAGTCGTTGTTAAATTGCTCGCCATTACGCCCAATGCTGAATCCCTGACCGAACAGGCTGGCAGGCTCTGCTATGCCAGCGGGGATAAACTGGGGACCAAAGAAGGATGGCTGCAGGCCCGGGTCAAGCAGGGTCATGACAGCTTGATCGAACACGCCTCAGCTACCTTTTATATCAAGGCGTCTCGCGCTCTGACCCACGAATTGGTCCGCCACCGCATTGCTTCGTATTCCCAGCGCAGCCAGCGGTACGTCAAAGAGTCGGTTGCAGATTACATAACGCCGCCAGAACTGGTAGGGGACAGTGCCACCGCTAGGGTATTCAGAGAGTCCATGGAGGCGGCGTGGAGAGCTTATGGCGAGCTACTCCAGGCCGGGGTGAAACCGGAGATCGCACGCTATGTTCTGCCAAATGCCTGTTCGACCGAGATTATCTGCACCTGGAACTTCCGGGAGATCCGCCACATCATCAGGCTCCGGACTGGCCCTGCGGCCTTGCCCGAGATGCGGGCAGTCATGGCTAAAATCAGAGAGATAATGCGGGAGCAAGCCCCAGGGGTTTTTGGAGATATGTAA
- a CDS encoding COG4315 family predicted lipoprotein produces the protein MKSNSVYTKFTIPMVALIIILTVAGCGSNATTTSGNPNTNTTSNPPTSSVPATTPTTTPPASTTAAPPTTSVPPTTLPPTTPPVTTIQPPVTYAYSVNVAVKTNVGNYLVDSRGFALYYTTSDRPNYSNLPDETITAWPVFFVPTLTVGSGLNSADFGIFTRDTGLKQITYKGYPLYLSVYDKSSGDTMGNALGGVWFVVKP, from the coding sequence GTGAAGAGTAACTCTGTTTATACCAAGTTCACTATCCCTATGGTCGCGTTAATCATAATTTTGACCGTCGCCGGTTGCGGATCCAATGCCACAACCACCTCCGGAAATCCGAATACCAATACGACCTCCAATCCGCCGACAAGTTCTGTGCCGGCAACCACGCCAACAACAACACCCCCTGCTTCAACGACGGCAGCCCCGCCCACGACCTCTGTCCCACCAACGACACTGCCGCCAACTACTCCCCCGGTCACGACCATACAACCGCCCGTTACCTATGCGTATTCGGTCAATGTCGCTGTCAAGACAAATGTCGGGAATTACCTGGTGGATAGCCGAGGCTTCGCCCTTTACTACACTACCAGCGACAGGCCTAACTACAGCAATCTACCGGATGAGACAATCACCGCCTGGCCGGTGTTTTTTGTGCCAACACTTACGGTCGGATCTGGACTCAATTCAGCCGATTTCGGTATTTTTACCAGGGACACTGGCTTGAAGCAGATAACATATAAAGGATATCCACTGTATTTGAGCGTCTATGACAAATCATCGGGTGATACGATGGGGAACGCGCTGGGAGGAGTCTGGTTCGTAGTCAAACCGTGA
- a CDS encoding beta strand repeat-containing protein, producing MNRTSVMKRTFHLWAIPAAILLAATAIISLAFPANAQAIGTYTITGTGVNANIDSAVDANGVTHVVYDRGGSIYYNSGTTSATEEVVDTPPATVTDSHPAIAIGPDGLPQVVFAATDGQYYTKRAANGTWSPLVLVGGPPIAGYPDIAVDGTNAPTVVFADTDPVTTLADVSIAAGPNQTTLTFDVTTLIWSGFSDATGGSLFSNPHIAVDSAGAYHVIANHESVTAAGVHSFSVIYDTNAGAAGNSLESVARASAANLSQNPITAAPTLGVMVGYDQGGNAYTATLGAAWSEVVLGAFTQVSMTSDANMVAAVYLNGTSVTYALSGGGGVFSTGTLVAAGSNPSATLMPTGATPNLSVYYLVAAGANTSVMLKVVAYPTIPPMVTTQPVNQAIVYGADAVFTAAATGLPAPTVQWQMSMDNGVTWMNIMGATTPTLTLTKPSVTGMMPMQVRAAFSNGTTVNSAVATLTVTARPITVTAAAATKVYGGVDPALTYSITAGTLAPGDTLTGALVRAVGENVGTYPINRGTLGNANYAITYFGASFTITQRPITVTAVTDTKVYDGTTTSTGTPAVTSAQTPPIVVGDTANFVQTFDTADVGTNKVLTPSGTVMKGAVDVTANYTITFTTVSTGTITQATPVITWANPADVLVGATLSAAQLNATANVPGAFVYTPPSGTVMNTGGSQFLSVVFTPTDSVNYSTATKQVTIYVNNGKVDPVITWANPIDIVYGTALGPTQLNATATSPNPPNAAIPGNFVYSPIAGTILPVGPTQTLTVTFTPTDTATFNGAVATVTINVTKAILTPTVTVPNKVYNGTNASSFTNGIPTGIVGTDVVTVSGGTATFADANVGTNKTVTVTGLVLGGANAGNYQLSATPVTATANITSKPLTVTGVTAANKVYDRTTTATVSGTAALTGVITGDTVTVAGTAAGAFATATAGNAKVVNITGLTLGGANAGNYTLSGATTTANITPKTLTIGGTFTANNKTYDGSISATIGTNNLTLTGIIAPDVVTLNAVAAFADATVATGKVVSLTSSSTLTGADAANYAISLTGAPTATADIAAAPAGGGGGGGGGGFGSQLIGINLAGTSPFMDGNGKSLTAGAITTADGKLTLNIPVGVLIWNAAGAAQPFLSAQVPTTVPAGPAQGKVVSAFEMGTTGVTFNPGINMVFKYTAADITDLTESGLYIAWWDGTAWVKLTSTVDTAAKTVTATITHFTTFALIGLQAPPPTTPPPTTPPPTTTPPPTTNPPTTNPPTTTLPTTSQTTNPPTTSGGGGTNWLLIGLVVAAALILAIVLFVGSRSKKSS from the coding sequence ATGAATCGCACTTCCGTCATGAAGCGAACCTTCCATCTATGGGCTATACCTGCTGCGATACTTTTAGCAGCAACGGCTATAATCTCGCTGGCCTTTCCAGCTAATGCCCAGGCGATCGGCACATACACCATTACCGGAACGGGCGTTAACGCCAACATCGATTCGGCAGTTGACGCCAATGGTGTAACCCATGTTGTTTACGATCGTGGAGGCAGCATCTACTACAATTCGGGTACCACATCGGCGACCGAAGAAGTGGTCGATACTCCTCCTGCGACTGTGACCGATAGCCATCCCGCGATTGCCATCGGACCTGATGGACTACCCCAGGTGGTCTTTGCCGCAACCGATGGCCAGTACTATACCAAGCGCGCAGCCAACGGGACGTGGTCCCCACTCGTATTGGTTGGAGGACCGCCTATTGCTGGATATCCCGATATCGCGGTTGATGGTACGAATGCTCCGACAGTAGTTTTTGCAGACACAGATCCGGTCACTACTTTAGCTGACGTTTCCATCGCTGCGGGACCCAATCAAACGACGCTGACCTTTGATGTTACCACATTAATATGGAGCGGCTTTTCCGACGCGACCGGTGGATCTTTGTTTTCGAACCCGCACATCGCCGTCGATTCGGCTGGAGCGTATCACGTCATCGCCAATCATGAGTCTGTTACCGCCGCCGGTGTTCATAGTTTCAGCGTCATTTATGACACTAACGCCGGGGCGGCCGGAAATAGCCTTGAATCCGTCGCAAGGGCGAGCGCGGCTAACTTGAGCCAGAATCCTATCACTGCAGCTCCGACTCTCGGAGTCATGGTTGGTTACGACCAGGGTGGTAACGCATATACTGCGACGCTCGGAGCCGCTTGGTCCGAGGTCGTTTTAGGTGCCTTTACACAGGTAAGCATGACCTCTGACGCCAATATGGTGGCAGCGGTTTATCTTAATGGTACCAGTGTTACCTACGCCTTAAGCGGGGGCGGGGGTGTGTTCAGTACCGGCACCCTGGTGGCAGCCGGTTCAAACCCATCTGCGACTTTGATGCCGACAGGGGCAACTCCAAATCTTTCCGTGTATTACTTGGTGGCTGCCGGTGCCAATACTAGTGTCATGTTGAAGGTAGTGGCTTATCCCACGATTCCCCCGATGGTCACGACACAACCGGTCAACCAGGCTATTGTTTATGGTGCTGATGCCGTATTTACCGCCGCAGCCACCGGTTTGCCGGCTCCAACGGTCCAATGGCAGATGAGCATGGACAATGGGGTCACCTGGATGAATATTATGGGTGCTACTACGCCCACTCTTACCTTAACCAAGCCTTCGGTGACGGGCATGATGCCGATGCAGGTGAGAGCAGCCTTCTCCAATGGTACGACTGTGAATTCCGCCGTCGCAACGCTGACAGTCACGGCTAGACCGATCACCGTAACAGCGGCTGCTGCGACCAAGGTTTATGGCGGTGTCGATCCGGCTCTCACCTACAGTATCACTGCAGGAACCCTCGCTCCCGGCGATACATTGACTGGAGCACTGGTTCGTGCTGTTGGCGAAAACGTCGGAACCTATCCAATCAACCGTGGAACGCTGGGTAATGCCAACTATGCGATAACCTATTTTGGTGCAAGCTTCACCATCACTCAGAGGCCCATAACTGTTACGGCTGTCACCGATACCAAGGTATATGATGGTACGACAACTTCGACGGGCACCCCGGCTGTCACCTCTGCCCAAACACCCCCCATCGTCGTTGGGGATACCGCAAATTTTGTCCAGACCTTCGATACTGCTGATGTCGGGACTAACAAGGTATTGACGCCTTCCGGCACTGTGATGAAAGGCGCCGTCGATGTGACGGCTAACTACACCATCACATTTACTACAGTAAGCACCGGCACGATCACTCAGGCTACTCCTGTGATCACTTGGGCTAATCCTGCTGACGTGCTCGTTGGGGCAACATTGAGCGCCGCTCAACTGAATGCCACAGCTAACGTTCCCGGTGCCTTTGTTTACACCCCACCATCAGGCACGGTGATGAACACCGGTGGATCTCAATTCTTATCGGTTGTGTTCACTCCCACTGATTCGGTGAACTATTCAACAGCGACAAAGCAGGTCACGATTTACGTGAATAATGGCAAGGTTGACCCAGTCATTACTTGGGCGAATCCAATTGACATTGTTTACGGAACTGCCCTTGGTCCAACTCAATTAAATGCCACTGCGACATCACCAAATCCCCCAAATGCGGCGATTCCCGGAAACTTTGTATACTCTCCCATTGCCGGTACTATATTGCCGGTTGGTCCAACGCAAACACTAACAGTTACGTTCACACCTACGGACACGGCGACCTTTAATGGTGCTGTCGCAACCGTAACCATCAACGTCACCAAGGCTATCCTCACCCCCACGGTGACGGTACCTAACAAGGTCTACAATGGTACTAATGCCTCGTCCTTCACCAACGGCATACCTACGGGAATTGTCGGTACGGACGTTGTTACCGTCAGCGGCGGCACCGCAACATTCGCCGACGCCAACGTAGGAACGAATAAAACAGTCACTGTCACTGGTCTCGTCCTGGGAGGCGCCAATGCCGGCAACTACCAGCTTTCAGCAACTCCGGTGACTGCTACCGCCAACATCACATCCAAACCGTTGACTGTCACCGGCGTTACCGCAGCCAATAAAGTTTATGACCGCACTACCACCGCGACAGTCAGCGGAACTGCTGCTCTAACCGGGGTCATCACCGGAGACACCGTAACAGTGGCTGGCACCGCCGCCGGAGCCTTTGCTACTGCTACTGCCGGAAATGCCAAAGTAGTAAACATCACCGGTTTGACTCTTGGCGGCGCAAACGCCGGCAACTATACCTTGAGCGGAGCAACGACAACCGCTAACATCACTCCGAAGACCCTGACAATTGGCGGAACGTTTACCGCCAACAACAAGACCTACGATGGTTCTATATCAGCGACCATTGGCACCAATAACTTGACATTGACCGGCATCATCGCTCCCGATGTTGTCACCTTGAATGCAGTAGCCGCCTTTGCGGATGCTACCGTCGCGACTGGGAAAGTTGTGTCATTGACCTCCAGTTCGACGCTTACTGGCGCTGATGCCGCCAACTATGCTATCTCGCTCACTGGTGCTCCCACGGCGACCGCGGATATCGCCGCGGCTCCCGCTGGTGGCGGTGGTGGCGGTGGTGGTGGCGGCTTCGGCTCGCAGCTCATCGGTATCAACCTGGCCGGAACCTCGCCCTTCATGGACGGCAATGGCAAGTCCCTGACTGCTGGCGCCATAACCACCGCCGATGGCAAACTGACCCTCAATATCCCCGTCGGCGTACTCATCTGGAATGCCGCCGGCGCCGCGCAACCCTTCCTGTCGGCGCAGGTCCCGACTACAGTCCCGGCAGGGCCCGCACAGGGTAAGGTCGTCTCTGCCTTTGAGATGGGCACCACCGGCGTCACCTTCAATCCGGGTATCAATATGGTGTTCAAGTACACCGCAGCAGACATCACCGACCTCACCGAGAGCGGCTTGTACATCGCCTGGTGGGATGGCACCGCCTGGGTGAAACTGACCAGCACTGTCGACACCGCCGCCAAGACTGTGACGGCGACTATCACTCACTTCACGACGTTCGCCCTAATCGGTCTGCAGGCGCCGCCTCCGACCACACCTCCGCCGACGACGCCTCCCCCGACCACGACGCCTCCGCCGACGACTAATCCGCCGACAACCAACCCACCGACGACAACATTGCCGACGACGTCCCAGACCACCAATCCGCCGACTACTTCGGGCGGCGGTGGAACCAACTGGCTGCTCATCGGCCTGGTCGTAGCAGCTGCCCTGATCCTCGCCATAGTTCTCTTCGTAGGCAGCAGGTCGAAGAAATCATCCTGA
- the mobB gene encoding molybdopterin-guanine dinucleotide biosynthesis protein B: protein MPAPVIAFVGRSDSGKTTLLEKIIPELKSRGYRVATIKHVPGHLVEPAEERDTTRHLAAGSNTSVINSPEKLIFVKKQSSESTLLNIAWSLDEDFDIILAEGFKNSPVPKILVHRLEAGSPPESLNRVVAVVSDESVALDVRRFGLEDVSAIADFLVETVINPSRSRVDLRVNGERVALSNYPAEIIAAVMETMAKTLKGVAGVKDLEFRLKKP from the coding sequence ATGCCCGCACCCGTAATCGCCTTCGTCGGTAGGAGTGACTCAGGGAAAACCACTCTTCTGGAGAAGATTATCCCTGAGTTGAAGAGCCGTGGTTATAGAGTCGCCACCATCAAACATGTTCCCGGCCATCTCGTCGAACCGGCGGAAGAAAGGGACACCACCAGGCATCTTGCCGCCGGCAGCAATACCTCGGTGATCAACTCTCCCGAGAAGTTGATTTTCGTAAAAAAACAATCGTCCGAAAGCACCTTGTTGAATATCGCCTGGTCGCTGGATGAGGATTTTGACATCATCCTGGCTGAGGGATTCAAGAATTCGCCGGTTCCAAAAATACTGGTCCATAGGCTTGAGGCGGGGTCGCCCCCAGAGTCTTTGAACCGCGTCGTGGCCGTCGTCAGCGACGAATCCGTCGCCCTTGACGTCAGGCGTTTTGGTTTGGAGGATGTATCTGCAATCGCTGATTTCCTGGTCGAGACAGTTATCAATCCCTCAAGGTCGAGAGTTGATCTCAGGGTAAACGGTGAACGTGTGGCGTTATCGAATTACCCGGCTGAAATCATCGCCGCGGTCATGGAAACCATGGCTAAGACCTTGAAGGGAGTGGCAGGGGTCAAGGACCTTGAGTTCCGGTTGAAGAAGCCATAG
- the fdhD gene encoding formate dehydrogenase accessory sulfurtransferase FdhD: MEKTQQITITRFTSGEASIIEDEVARERALTIILNGEELVTLLCSPGEFDYLAAGYLASEDIISTAADIKNLSVNEVTAVVRVETVGKVSTELTYKRVISSGCGRGAALYSAADVNSLNPVTSKLNVTPAQIYKLVRDFQHHSELFKETGGVHSAAIAEPVGIEFFTEDIGRHNAVDRLFGRAILGGLDFSSRMLLTSGRISSEIVSKVARRNVGLLISRSAPTSSAIELADRLNITLVGFVRGERMNVYTNPGRIVGGQQAPGGGAAMASSTGTQGP, encoded by the coding sequence TTGGAAAAGACCCAACAAATCACCATTACCCGGTTTACCAGCGGCGAAGCCTCGATCATCGAGGACGAGGTAGCGCGGGAACGGGCTCTTACTATCATCCTCAACGGAGAGGAACTGGTGACCTTGCTCTGTTCGCCGGGGGAGTTCGATTACCTGGCTGCGGGCTACCTCGCCTCAGAGGATATTATTTCAACAGCAGCCGATATCAAAAACCTTTCGGTCAATGAAGTCACCGCCGTGGTCCGGGTCGAAACCGTGGGCAAGGTTAGCACAGAGCTGACTTACAAAAGGGTTATATCTTCAGGGTGCGGCCGGGGGGCGGCGCTGTATTCGGCAGCCGATGTCAATTCGCTAAATCCCGTTACGTCAAAATTGAACGTCACGCCGGCACAAATATACAAATTGGTACGCGATTTCCAGCATCATAGCGAACTTTTCAAAGAAACCGGCGGCGTCCATTCCGCCGCCATAGCTGAACCCGTCGGAATCGAGTTCTTCACTGAGGATATCGGGCGGCATAATGCCGTCGATAGGCTTTTTGGAAGAGCAATCTTGGGAGGGCTCGACTTTTCGTCCAGGATGTTGCTCACCAGCGGCCGGATCTCCTCTGAGATCGTTTCAAAGGTCGCCCGGCGGAATGTAGGACTGTTGATATCGAGGTCAGCGCCTACCAGCTCAGCTATCGAACTCGCTGATCGATTGAATATCACTCTGGTCGGGTTCGTACGCGGTGAGCGAATGAACGTTTACACCAATCCCGGGAGAATCGTGGGCGGTCAACAGGCGCCTGGAGGCGGGGCAGCTATGGCTTCTTCAACCGGAACTCAAGGTCCTTGA
- a CDS encoding MOSC domain-containing protein — MNETNNTEGKILSVCFSVKRGTKKKDAASGYLAEDFGLIGDAHAEAHSHRQLSLLDISSVNKMRAQGLDLTYGDFAENITTKGLSLYTLPVGTRLVTSRGVEMEITQIGKECHHHCQIYRQVGMCVMPLEGVFARIMKAGEVHAGDTIKVVVPQSAAA, encoded by the coding sequence ATGAACGAAACAAATAACACCGAAGGCAAAATCCTCTCGGTCTGCTTCAGCGTCAAACGCGGCACCAAGAAAAAGGACGCCGCTTCCGGATACCTTGCTGAAGATTTCGGACTTATCGGCGACGCACATGCTGAAGCCCATAGCCACCGGCAGCTCAGTTTGCTGGATATCTCCAGCGTTAATAAAATGAGAGCCCAGGGACTCGATCTGACCTACGGCGACTTTGCCGAAAATATTACTACAAAGGGCCTTTCACTTTATACCCTGCCGGTGGGCACCCGCCTGGTCACCAGCCGCGGCGTAGAAATGGAGATCACTCAGATCGGCAAGGAATGCCATCACCACTGCCAGATCTACCGCCAGGTGGGGATGTGCGTCATGCCGCTTGAAGGCGTATTTGCCAGGATAATGAAGGCCGGCGAGGTTCACGCCGGGGACACCATCAAAGTGGTCGTCCCGCAGTCCGCAGCCGCCTGA
- the moaC gene encoding cyclic pyranopterin monophosphate synthase MoaC, with the protein MELSHVDGSGAARMVDVSGKSDTTRRAVAKATLRMKSETIIAIKKSAVKKGDVLAVARVAGIMAAKKTPDLIPLCHKLAISSAAIDFYFVDDVTLSIRSEVVCKGATGVEMEALTAASVAALTVYDMVKAIDRGMTIENIYLESKEGGKSGRYERNK; encoded by the coding sequence TTGGAATTAAGCCATGTCGACGGCTCAGGCGCCGCCCGGATGGTCGACGTCAGCGGAAAAAGCGACACGACGCGCCGAGCCGTGGCTAAAGCTACGCTCCGGATGAAATCCGAAACAATTATCGCCATTAAGAAATCGGCGGTAAAAAAAGGCGACGTGCTGGCGGTGGCCCGCGTGGCCGGCATAATGGCTGCCAAAAAAACTCCGGATTTAATCCCGCTTTGCCACAAGCTGGCAATCTCATCCGCCGCGATCGATTTTTATTTTGTCGATGATGTCACTCTCTCCATCCGGAGCGAAGTCGTCTGCAAAGGAGCCACGGGGGTGGAGATGGAAGCGTTGACCGCGGCTTCGGTCGCTGCGCTGACCGTCTACGACATGGTTAAGGCGATTGATCGCGGGATGACAATCGAGAATATCTATTTGGAAAGCAAAGAAGGCGGCAAGAGCGGCAGATATGAACGAAACAAATAA
- the moaA gene encoding GTP 3',8-cyclase MoaA produces MSVNTQTMLSGCPTELYDGHNRRIDYLRISVTDRCNLNCVYCGDGRCDNLPHGAILTYEEITRVAAILAGMGISHIRLTGGEPLVRPKVDVLIGMLRNLPGIEEISMTTNGTLLERWAELLRKSGLNRVNVSVDSLKPERFKEITRGGDLGRVLNGIEAAKIAGLKPVKVNVVVMPGVNDDEITDFARWTIENGANVRFIEQMPFTKNAASVTVADMKTIIETAIGKLEPVYEHGSGPASYFKLPAAKGTIGFIQPVSNCFCDNCNRLRLTADGKLRLCLLDDSELDLKPMLRGDLTDAEIKLALQQAIMKKPARHQLADGIVPEKLMRQIGG; encoded by the coding sequence GTGTCAGTAAATACCCAAACCATGCTCAGCGGCTGCCCGACCGAGTTATATGACGGGCATAACCGTCGCATCGATTATTTGAGGATATCGGTCACCGACCGATGCAACTTGAACTGCGTCTATTGTGGCGACGGCCGGTGCGATAATCTGCCGCACGGCGCCATACTGACCTACGAAGAGATCACCAGGGTTGCCGCCATCCTGGCAGGCATGGGTATCTCTCACATCAGGCTCACCGGCGGCGAACCCCTGGTGAGGCCCAAGGTCGATGTCCTGATCGGCATGTTGCGGAACCTGCCTGGCATCGAAGAGATATCGATGACGACCAACGGCACCTTGCTGGAACGCTGGGCTGAACTGCTGAGAAAATCCGGACTCAACAGGGTCAACGTCAGCGTCGATTCATTGAAACCCGAACGTTTCAAAGAGATAACCAGAGGCGGCGATCTGGGACGGGTCCTAAACGGAATTGAAGCCGCCAAAATTGCCGGCCTCAAACCCGTCAAGGTCAACGTCGTGGTCATGCCCGGCGTAAATGACGATGAAATCACAGATTTCGCCCGTTGGACCATCGAAAACGGTGCCAACGTCCGTTTTATAGAACAGATGCCATTCACCAAAAACGCTGCGTCGGTCACAGTAGCCGATATGAAGACCATCATCGAAACGGCGATCGGTAAACTGGAGCCAGTGTATGAGCACGGCAGCGGACCGGCTAGTTATTTCAAACTACCGGCCGCGAAGGGAACCATCGGTTTTATCCAACCGGTTAGCAATTGCTTTTGCGACAACTGCAACCGGCTGCGCCTCACCGCCGACGGTAAATTGCGGCTTTGCCTTCTGGACGATTCCGAACTGGACCTGAAACCGATGCTCCGCGGCGACCTCACCGATGCAGAGATCAAGCTGGCGTTACAACAGGCTATAATGAAAAAACCGGCGCGGCATCAACTGGCTGACGGCATCGTTCCGGAAAAACTGATGCGCCAGATCGGAGGTTAG
- a CDS encoding MogA/MoaB family molybdenum cofactor biosynthesis protein, giving the protein MGHTEHEALSPKNLSVAVITVSDSRTVETDESGRSIKESLIAAAHRIHSYNLLPNDAARLRGLVTALVSTGDLDAVIITGGTGLSNRDITIETVAPVFTKTMDGFGELFRSLSYQEIGPASVLSRAAGGAANGKIVLCLPGSAAAVKLALEKIIVPELPHMVREASR; this is encoded by the coding sequence GTGGGACATACTGAACATGAAGCCTTGTCGCCGAAAAACCTTAGCGTAGCGGTCATTACCGTTTCGGATTCGCGCACGGTAGAGACGGATGAGTCCGGGCGGTCGATCAAAGAGAGTCTCATCGCCGCCGCTCACCGGATTCATTCCTATAACCTTTTGCCGAACGATGCCGCCAGGCTGCGCGGGCTGGTAACCGCACTGGTTTCCACCGGCGACCTTGACGCGGTCATTATAACCGGCGGTACCGGCCTGTCGAATCGGGATATTACCATAGAAACGGTTGCACCTGTCTTTACCAAGACTATGGATGGTTTTGGCGAGTTGTTCCGATCGTTGAGTTACCAGGAGATCGGTCCCGCCTCCGTCCTTTCCCGGGCAGCAGGGGGAGCCGCCAACGGCAAGATTGTCCTGTGTCTGCCGGGGTCGGCGGCCGCGGTGAAACTCGCCCTTGAGAAGATTATCGTTCCCGAACTGCCTCACATGGTCAGGGAGGCTTCGCGTTGA